One window of Mesoplasma syrphidae genomic DNA carries:
- the ftsZ gene encoding cell division protein FtsZ produces the protein MENNFTQKAVIKVIGVGGAGNNAVNRMIDEDVKGVEFIVANTDAQVLLSSSAENKIILGEKTSKGLGAGANPEIGKQAALESETEIKKALAGADLIFVAAGMGGGTGTGAAPIVAKIAAESGALVIGIVTKPFRFEGRHRLKYSEQGLIELKKYVDSVIVISNDKLLLSGGIPIEESFKEADSILKEGVKTITDLIATPAVINLDFADVKTVMSKKGNALFGRGAAGGERSAETAAKRAISSSLLDTKITGAKDIIINIMGGPNTSLNDAYDVVDIITDATENEDVNIVFGISVNQHLGQEDDIVVSVIATGFSEKSNEEISGERPARQIRPGDRDPLDKILKTEVDVNINKARPSQNAEDPLKAEDIFNNDDFPTFLK, from the coding sequence ATGGAAAATAATTTTACACAAAAGGCAGTCATTAAAGTAATTGGGGTTGGTGGAGCAGGTAATAATGCTGTTAATAGAATGATCGATGAAGATGTTAAAGGAGTCGAATTTATTGTTGCCAATACAGATGCTCAAGTATTACTTAGCTCTAGTGCAGAAAATAAAATTATTCTAGGAGAGAAAACATCAAAAGGTTTAGGAGCAGGAGCAAACCCAGAAATTGGAAAGCAGGCAGCTTTAGAATCAGAAACTGAAATCAAAAAAGCTTTAGCAGGAGCAGATCTTATTTTTGTTGCCGCTGGAATGGGTGGAGGAACAGGAACTGGAGCAGCCCCAATTGTTGCTAAAATTGCTGCTGAATCAGGCGCTCTTGTTATTGGAATTGTTACCAAACCATTCCGTTTTGAAGGTCGTCACCGTTTAAAATATTCTGAGCAAGGATTAATTGAACTTAAAAAATATGTTGATTCGGTTATTGTTATTTCTAATGATAAGTTACTACTATCAGGAGGAATTCCAATCGAAGAATCATTTAAAGAAGCTGACTCAATTTTAAAAGAGGGAGTCAAAACAATTACTGATTTAATTGCAACACCTGCTGTTATTAATTTAGATTTTGCTGATGTTAAGACTGTTATGTCTAAAAAAGGAAATGCATTATTTGGGCGTGGAGCAGCTGGTGGAGAACGCAGTGCTGAAACTGCTGCTAAGCGTGCAATTTCATCTAGCTTGTTGGATACAAAAATCACTGGAGCTAAAGATATTATAATCAATATTATGGGGGGGCCTAACACTTCACTAAATGATGCTTATGATGTAGTGGACATTATTACAGATGCTACTGAAAACGAAGATGTAAATATTGTTTTTGGAATCTCAGTTAACCAGCATTTGGGACAAGAAGATGATATTGTTGTAAGCGTCATTGCGACAGGATTTAGTGAGAAATCAAATGAAGAAATTTCAGGTGAGCGTCCCGCTCGTCAAATCCGTCCAGGAGATCGTGATCCACTAGATAAAATTCTTAAAACAGAAGTTGACGTAAACATTAACAAAGCTCGTCCAAGTCAAAATGCTGAAGATCCATTAAAAGCTGAAGATATTTTTAACAATGACGACTTTCCAACATTCTTAAAATAA
- a CDS encoding alpha/beta hydrolase: MGYSNLARALISMWNSHFSKTIFERQDGTNLKLNIIKMFDLSPITRNSNKKLGILQYKTPNVSFMVPSKDGTKIAGSIWLNDRPSNKWIIGVHGFNSDRFSVLYLTWHYRELGYNVLTFDFRNHGGSEVDVVTWGFKEKWDLIAIINWLISSYQVDEMGLVGTSMGAFTINHLALSEPELIKQANIRWAIADSAYMSVPELLERMINNNAPKMFEGYAREVLKDMMAIYREEYGVNLEHLAFLDLIKPDTEYIPILYFHNRRDRITDHLDSFRMSDLKNNLEDSNRNEVVIYDKGYHHTKSIIEFGENYREISLKFVKKNQVPGKKSK; encoded by the coding sequence ATGGGATATTCAAACTTAGCTAGAGCATTAATTTCAATGTGAAACTCACATTTTTCTAAAACAATTTTTGAGCGTCAAGATGGCACAAACTTGAAACTAAATATAATTAAGATGTTTGATCTTTCACCAATTACACGTAACTCTAATAAGAAATTAGGAATTTTACAATATAAAACTCCTAATGTTAGCTTTATGGTTCCTTCAAAGGATGGAACTAAAATTGCTGGAAGTATTTGATTAAATGATCGACCATCAAACAAATGAATTATTGGAGTTCATGGATTTAATTCTGATCGTTTTAGCGTACTTTATTTAACCTGACATTATCGAGAACTAGGATATAATGTATTAACATTTGATTTTCGTAATCACGGTGGCAGTGAAGTTGATGTTGTTACCTGGGGATTCAAAGAGAAGTGAGATTTGATAGCAATTATTAATTGATTAATATCTAGCTATCAAGTTGATGAAATGGGACTAGTTGGTACAAGTATGGGGGCTTTCACAATTAATCATTTAGCATTGTCTGAACCTGAATTAATAAAGCAGGCAAATATTCGCTGAGCAATTGCAGATTCAGCATACATGTCAGTTCCAGAATTATTAGAACGAATGATTAATAACAATGCTCCGAAAATGTTTGAAGGATATGCTCGAGAAGTTTTAAAAGATATGATGGCAATTTATCGTGAAGAGTATGGAGTAAATTTAGAACATTTAGCGTTTTTAGATTTGATAAAACCAGATACAGAATATATTCCAATCTTGTACTTTCATAATCGCCGTGACCGTATTACTGATCATTTAGATAGTTTTAGAATGAGCGATTTGAAAAATAATTTGGAGGACTCAAATCGCAATGAAGTCGTTATTTATGATAAAGGATATCATCACACGAAATCAATTATTGAATTTGGGGAAAATTATCGAGAGATATCATTAAAGTTTGTTAAAAAAAATCAGGTGCCAGGAAAAAAGTCAAAATAA
- the sepF gene encoding cell division protein SepF, translating to MSIFKNLKVKPPKLEDHSTSIIDEYKEEFSQQLVEFDSGLKEFEDVTIEQGKSEALLFDVKKKTHVFAPKKYREIKTMIDELIQNKVILIDFYNLQPDEKRRVKDFLSGVTYALDGEYRKIENEVFKFIISK from the coding sequence ATGAGTATTTTCAAAAATTTAAAAGTCAAGCCGCCAAAACTTGAAGATCATTCAACTAGCATAATTGATGAGTACAAAGAAGAATTTAGTCAGCAGCTAGTTGAATTCGATAGCGGTTTAAAAGAATTTGAAGACGTCACTATTGAACAAGGAAAGTCAGAAGCATTATTGTTTGATGTCAAGAAAAAAACTCATGTTTTTGCACCAAAAAAGTACCGCGAAATCAAAACCATGATTGATGAGTTAATTCAAAACAAAGTAATTTTAATTGATTTTTATAATCTTCAACCAGATGAGAAGCGTCGAGTTAAAGACTTTCTTAGTGGAGTTACTTATGCTTTGGATGGTGAATACCGCAAAATTGAAAATGAAGTTTTTAAATTTATAATTTCTAAATAA